A genome region from Paralichthys olivaceus isolate ysfri-2021 chromosome 6, ASM2471397v2, whole genome shotgun sequence includes the following:
- the cebpb gene encoding CCAAT/enhancer-binding protein beta, giving the protein MEVAGFYEAGGFAIHSRDGAIGPVSGGSYWRLGDSMSELGIEERERAIDFSAYLDSALHCPQLVAHTQTHTQQQQGDVFSDFLAENKIKRVAAQNYKSYSLLSDLEASQCDSLRDPREPYSLGYTELQETRVDSVLSPELGRYRAAAAAAAAAAAERDDAQEDAKMENGSSGFDMRSYLHYQSTSGSLGNISTASSTCSSPPGTPAPAGRSKSPSHGGKMSSGKAKKRLDKDSEEYRLRRERNNLAVRKSRDKAKMRNLETQHKVLELTAENDRLQKRVEQLSRELATLRNLLSATGQC; this is encoded by the coding sequence ATGGAAGTGGCCGGCTTCTACGAGGCGGGCGGCTTTGCTATCCACAGTAGAGACGGAGCTATCGGACCCGTGAGCGGCGGCTCGTACTGGAGGCTCGGCGACTCCATGTCGGAGCTGGGCATCGAGGAGCGGGAGAGAGCGATAGACTTCAGCGCCTACCTGGACTCAGCTTTGCACTGCCCGCAGCTGGTGGCGCACACGCAGACGcacacgcagcagcagcagggggacgTTTTCTCAGATTTCCTAGCGgagaacaagatcaagagaGTTGCAGCGCAGAACTACAAGAGCTACTCGCTGCTCAGCGACCTGGAGGCGAGTCAGTGCGACAGCCTGCGGGACCCCAGGGAGCCCTACTCGCTGGGGTACACGGAGCTGCAGGAGACCCGTGTGGACAGCGTGCTGAGCCCGGAGCTGGGTCGCTACagagccgccgccgccgccgccgctgctgctgctgcggagaGAGACGACGCTCAAGAAGACGCGAAGATGGAGAACGGCTCGTCTGGTTTTGACATGAGGTCCTACCTTCACTACCAGTCCACCAGCGGGAGTCTGGGGAACATCTCCACCGCGTCCTCGACTTGCTCCAGCCCGCCCGGCACACCTGCCCCGGCAGGTAGGAGCAAGTCCCCGTCGCACGGCGGCAAAATGTCCAGCGGCAAAGCGAAGAAGCGCCTGGACAAGGACAGTGAGGAGTACCggctgaggagggagaggaacaACCTGGCCGTGAGGAAGAGCAGGGACAAAGCCAAAATGCGCAACTTGGAGACGCAGCACAAAGTCCTGGAACTGACCGCAGAGAACGATCGTTTACAGAAGCGCGTGGAGCAGCTGTCCAGAGAGCTGGCCACCCTGCGCAACCTGCTCTCTGCCACCGGACAGTGTTAG